In one Diabrotica virgifera virgifera chromosome 5, PGI_DIABVI_V3a genomic region, the following are encoded:
- the LOC126885473 gene encoding uncharacterized protein LOC126885473, with protein MEHLQRQVYLHILNEQELEENILKMMLSDEDKPKSKTDEIFLTTGELFHSLRFQFRISHNYISVFVSDVLTAICKRLKNVLMPAPTEDTWKANSIEFWERWNFPNCVGAIDGKHVRIVCPSKSGSQFFNYKNYFSIVLLAIVDAEYKFTAVDVGSYGREGDSSIFTKSALGKSLYENTINFPQDAALPGSQKVLPFVIVGDEAFRLHKNLMKPYNRVQAKDDFQKAIFNYHLCRARRVSENAFGILCQIFRVFHTPIAVKAKTCDFIILGACLIHNLIRNDARISSHQSNEAGSSTKNMIPLNRSGGFAQSEGFNV; from the exons atggAGCATCTACAGAGACAGGTTTATCTTCACATATTGAACGAGCAAGAATTGGAggagaacattttaaaaatgatgCTCTCAGATGAAGATAAACCAAAGAGTAAAACTGATGAAAT ATTCTTGACAACAGGAGAATTGTTCCATTCTTTGAGGTTTCAATTTAGAATATCCCACAATTACATAAGTGTGTTTGTCTCTGATGTACTAACAGCTATATGTAAGAGACTAAAAAATGTGTTAATGCCTGCACCGACAGAAGACACATGGAAAGCAAATTCAATAGAATTCTGGGAAAGATGgaattttccaaattgtgtcggtGCAATTGATGGAAAGCATGTTAGAATAGTGTGCCCTTCCAAAAGTGGCtctcaattttttaattataaaaattatttttcaatagttTTGTTAGCCATAGTGGATGCAGAGTATAAATTTACAGCTGTTGATGTAGGCTCCTATGGTAGAGAGGGTGACAGCAGCATATTTACTAAGTCTGCATTAGGCAAAAGTTTGTATGAAAATACAATTAATTTCCCTCAAGATGCTGCATTACCTGGCTCACAGAAAGTGTTACCTTTTGTAATTGTTGGAGACGAAGCCTTTCGGCTTCACAAAAACTTAATGAAGCCCTACAATAGAGTGCAGGCCAAGGATGACTTCCAAAAGGCAATCTTTAATTACCATCTATGTAGAGCCAGGCGGGTTTCTGAAAATGCTTTTGGAATTCTCTGTCAAATATTTAGAGTGTTTCACACTCCAATCGCTGTTAAAGCAAAAACATGTGACTTTATAATTTTAGGTGCATGTCTTATCCATAACTTAATAAGAAATGATGCTCGAATATCCTCGCATCAGAGCAACGAAGCTGGTAGCAGTACAAAAAATATGATTCCTTTGAATAGAAGTGGAGGTTTTGCCCAAAGTGAAGGATTTAATGTGTGA